Proteins encoded by one window of Cyclobacteriaceae bacterium:
- a CDS encoding vanadium-dependent haloperoxidase produces the protein MHDNFTPPVANRNYTYANIAAYECIAAGYPEEFQSLSGQLNGLKPMPQPENTKSIDFEFAAVLAFCKVGVELTFSESLLEKYVDSLKREAKQFGMPNATLKATEKFSTAIAQAILDWAKDDNYLQTRTAIKFNVTQEPGRWIPTPPMYAEAVEPAWNQIRPLVMDSANQISAPPPFPYNVSDTSSAFYQEAVKLKRASETLTDDQRHMADFWDDNPFKLNVVGHVMYSTKKFSPPGHWMGIAGIGGAAVQADFPKLVCAYAKTSIALFEAFIQCWNEKYEHSYVRPETVINQHIDPEWRPYLQTPPFPEYTAGHTTTSAAAAAVLTEVFGDQIAFTDTTELEFGIPSRSFTSFRHAAEENIWARFYGGIHYYHTCEVSNKLGNEIGEFVSRKLIMNKLN, from the coding sequence ATGCACGATAATTTTACTCCACCGGTTGCCAACCGCAACTACACTTATGCCAATATTGCGGCATATGAATGCATTGCAGCGGGGTATCCTGAAGAGTTTCAGTCATTGTCAGGACAACTGAATGGTTTAAAACCCATGCCTCAACCTGAAAATACGAAAAGCATTGATTTCGAATTTGCAGCTGTGCTTGCTTTTTGCAAGGTAGGTGTTGAATTAACTTTTTCTGAAAGTTTGTTAGAAAAGTATGTAGATAGTTTAAAACGGGAAGCCAAACAATTCGGTATGCCTAATGCAACACTTAAAGCCACAGAAAAATTTTCTACCGCCATTGCACAGGCCATATTGGATTGGGCTAAAGATGATAACTATTTGCAAACACGTACTGCTATAAAATTCAACGTTACGCAAGAACCTGGCCGTTGGATTCCTACCCCACCCATGTATGCAGAGGCAGTTGAACCCGCCTGGAATCAAATACGGCCCTTGGTGATGGATAGCGCCAATCAAATCTCAGCACCTCCCCCATTTCCATATAATGTTTCGGATACCAGTAGTGCATTCTACCAAGAAGCAGTCAAACTTAAAAGGGCCAGCGAAACCCTTACTGACGATCAAAGACATATGGCTGACTTCTGGGATGACAATCCCTTCAAACTAAATGTAGTCGGTCACGTTATGTACTCGACCAAAAAATTCTCACCACCGGGTCATTGGATGGGGATTGCTGGTATCGGAGGCGCTGCTGTACAAGCTGATTTCCCAAAACTGGTGTGTGCCTATGCTAAAACATCCATAGCGCTATTTGAAGCTTTTATACAATGCTGGAACGAGAAATATGAACACAGTTATGTTCGACCTGAAACCGTAATCAACCAACATATTGATCCTGAGTGGCGTCCCTATTTACAAACACCTCCTTTTCCAGAATATACAGCCGGGCATACCACCACCTCAGCAGCAGCTGCCGCTGTACTTACGGAAGTTTTTGGTGATCAGATCGCCTTTACAGATACAACAGAGTTAGAATTCGGAATCCCCAGCAGATCCTTTACCTCCTTTCGTCATGCCGCTGAAGAAAATATCTGGGCCAGATTTTATGGAGGCATACACTATTACCATACGTGCGAAGTCAGTAATAAGCTAGGAAACGAAATAGGGGAATTTGTTTCACGTAAGTTAATCATGAATAAACTCAACTAA